Below is a genomic region from Persicimonas caeni.
CTGATCATCTTCATGGTCACCACCTCCTATATCGTAAAGCAGCAAATCAAAGTCGATCTGCCCAAGGCCGCCAGCGGCGAGTCCGAGGTGCAGTCGACGCTGACCTTCAAGATTTCGGAGGACGGCGTCTACTTCTTGGATGGCAACGAGACCACCCTCGAGCAGATTGGGGCGACGGTGAAGTCACGTCTGAAGAAGGAGCCCGAGAGCAGGGCGATCATCGCCGCCGACAAGAAGGTCGACTACGGAAAGGTCGTCGACCTGATCGACACGATCAAGCAGAACGGGCTGGATAAATTCGCCCTGAACATCGAGAAGAAACAGAAGGCGACCCCGTGAGTGACAAGGCTCCAACATCCGAAAAGGACCGGAGCAGCGAGGGCGCGCCCATCCGTGATCCGCTGTACGAAGAGAAGCGGACGCTCGCCCAGCGCCTCCTGTCGAGCACCGGAGGGCTGGTCGGTGCCGTGGTCGTACACGCCGTGGCGGCGTTCTTGCTGATGACGCTCGCCCCCATGTGCAACGTTGCGCATACAGACGACGAGCCGGACGAGGACTCGATTGTCGAGGTGGCTGTGGTCGACGAGCCGGAGCCGCCGCCTCCCCCACCCGAGCCGGAACCCGAGCCTGAGCCTGAACCCGAGCCTGAGCCCGAGCCTGAACCCGAACCCGAACCCGAACCTGAGCCCGAACCCGAACCGGAGCCCGAACCCGAGCCCGAGCCGGAACCTGAACCCGCGCGTGAGCCGGAGCCGAGCGAGCAGCCGGATCCGAACGCCAAGCAGGCTGAATCGATGAACCCGGTGCATCTGGAGGGGCTGACGGCCGACTCGGCCTCGGATTCGGGCGACGCGCCTGCGTTCAAAATTGGAACCGGAATCAAGACGGGAAAGGTCACCAAAAAGTACGTCGACCCGAAGCGTTTCGGGAAGATCAAGACGGGCAAGGGCGACGGTGACGGCTATGGAAGCGGCGACAAGCCGGCGCCCAAAGGC
It encodes:
- a CDS encoding ExbD/TolR family protein, whose protein sequence is MAGFNSGDDEDVIAGINVTPLVDIVLVLLIIFMVTTSYIVKQQIKVDLPKAASGESEVQSTLTFKISEDGVYFLDGNETTLEQIGATVKSRLKKEPESRAIIAADKKVDYGKVVDLIDTIKQNGLDKFALNIEKKQKATP
- a CDS encoding energy transducer TonB produces the protein MSDKAPTSEKDRSSEGAPIRDPLYEEKRTLAQRLLSSTGGLVGAVVVHAVAAFLLMTLAPMCNVAHTDDEPDEDSIVEVAVVDEPEPPPPPPEPEPEPEPEPEPEPEPEPEPEPEPEPEPEPEPEPEPEPEPEPAREPEPSEQPDPNAKQAESMNPVHLEGLTADSASDSGDAPAFKIGTGIKTGKVTKKYVDPKRFGKIKTGKGDGDGYGSGDKPAPKGKPGGATRKPKAIARPKADPSEYPLQAKRRGIGGTVVAILTIDTKGKVVAVNIIKSAGNGFDELAEKTFRKWKFEPALDNGVPVQDTIRATHVFEVDDY